The Sagittula sp. P11 genome window below encodes:
- the nifE gene encoding nitrogenase iron-molybdenum cofactor biosynthesis protein NifE, whose amino-acid sequence MTDALKSRIADVFDEPACGTNVSKSEQQRKKGCAKPLTPGAAAGGCAFDGAKIVLQPIVDVAHLVHAPLACEGNGWDNRGAASSGSELYRIGLTTDMTELDIVMGYGEKKLFRAIRETIESQNPPAVFVYATCVPALIGDDIDAVCKAATAKFGVPCIPVNAPGYVGSKNLGNKLAGEAMLDHVIGTMEPAETTPCDINIVGDYNLSGELWQVKPLLDRLGIRILGSLAADARYKQVAMMHRARVTMMVCSKALINVARKLEERYGIPYFEGSFYGISDTSDSLREMCRILVERGADPGLRDRCEALIAEEEAAIRARLAPYRPRVEGRKVLLYTGGHKSWSVVAALQELGMEVIGTSVRKATEDDKGRVVEIMGDDKHMFDNMAPKDMYRLLKDAGADILMSGGRSQFVALKARMPWVDVNQEKHEPYAGYMGMEDLVRAIDRAVNNPMWAELREPAPWDLPLTAGRTLPAPAGPCPVTGIPAGPSRPVTLVPPLPPFASPPAAGGPAVTDFASSRTDFEDC is encoded by the coding sequence ATGACCGATGCACTGAAATCCAGGATCGCGGACGTGTTCGACGAACCGGCCTGCGGGACCAACGTTTCCAAGTCGGAGCAGCAGCGCAAGAAGGGCTGCGCCAAGCCGCTGACGCCCGGCGCGGCCGCCGGTGGCTGCGCCTTCGACGGGGCGAAGATCGTCCTGCAACCCATCGTCGACGTGGCGCACCTGGTGCATGCGCCCCTCGCCTGCGAGGGCAACGGCTGGGACAACCGGGGCGCGGCCTCGTCGGGGTCCGAGCTTTACCGGATCGGCCTGACCACGGACATGACGGAACTGGATATCGTCATGGGCTACGGCGAGAAGAAGCTGTTCCGCGCGATCCGCGAGACGATCGAGAGCCAGAACCCTCCGGCGGTCTTCGTCTACGCGACCTGCGTGCCCGCGCTGATCGGCGACGACATCGACGCGGTCTGCAAGGCGGCGACGGCGAAATTCGGCGTGCCCTGCATTCCGGTCAACGCGCCGGGCTACGTGGGATCGAAGAACCTCGGCAACAAGCTGGCGGGCGAGGCGATGCTTGATCACGTGATCGGCACGATGGAGCCCGCCGAGACCACGCCCTGCGACATCAACATCGTCGGCGACTACAACCTGTCGGGCGAACTGTGGCAGGTGAAGCCGCTGCTCGACCGGCTGGGCATTCGCATCCTCGGCTCCCTCGCCGCCGACGCGCGTTACAAGCAGGTGGCGATGATGCACCGCGCGCGTGTCACGATGATGGTCTGTTCCAAGGCGCTCATCAACGTCGCCCGCAAGCTCGAGGAGCGTTATGGCATCCCCTACTTCGAAGGGTCGTTCTACGGCATCTCCGACACTTCGGATTCGCTTCGGGAGATGTGCCGGATACTGGTGGAACGCGGTGCGGACCCCGGCCTGCGGGACCGTTGCGAGGCGCTGATCGCCGAGGAAGAGGCGGCCATCCGGGCGAGACTCGCCCCCTACCGCCCGCGCGTCGAGGGCCGGAAGGTGCTGCTTTACACCGGCGGGCACAAGTCGTGGTCGGTGGTCGCGGCACTCCAGGAGCTGGGAATGGAGGTCATCGGCACCTCCGTCCGCAAGGCCACGGAGGATGACAAGGGCCGCGTCGTCGAGATCATGGGCGACGACAAGCACATGTTCGACAACATGGCGCCGAAGGACATGTACCGCCTGCTGAAGGACGCGGGCGCCGACATCCTGATGTCGGGCGGGCGGTCGCAGTTCGTGGCCCTGAAGGCCAGGATGCCCTGGGTCGACGTGAACCAGGAAAAGCACGAACCCTATGCCGGCTACATGGGGATGGAAGATCTTGTCCGCGCCATCGACCGCGCGGTGAACAACCCCATGTGGGCCGAACTGAGGGAGCCCGCGCCCTGGGACCTGCCGCTGACCGCCGGGCGCACGCTGCCCGCGCCCGCAGGCCCCTGCCCCGTGACCGGCATTCCCGCCGGTCCGTCGAGACCCGTGACCCTGGTGCCCCCGCTGCCGCCGTTTGCATCCCCGCCGGCCGCGGGCGGCCCAGCGGTCACGGACTTCGCCTCCAGCCGCACCGATTTCGAGGATTGCTGA
- a CDS encoding antibiotic ABC transporter gives MYPDMMKAAVEWQRATLAGARVMISAGTVIQVRVAQMAMGTMKPVEATRMVFEKPSAFMRATEAAMRAAAGQKGYGAVMEAALAPIEASAGANARRLSPKTLTKGKRRRS, from the coding sequence ATGTATCCAGACATGATGAAAGCCGCCGTCGAATGGCAGCGGGCCACGCTGGCGGGGGCGCGGGTGATGATCTCGGCCGGGACGGTGATCCAGGTGCGGGTCGCGCAGATGGCGATGGGCACGATGAAGCCGGTCGAAGCCACGCGCATGGTGTTCGAGAAGCCCTCGGCCTTCATGCGCGCCACCGAGGCCGCGATGCGCGCCGCGGCGGGGCAGAAGGGCTATGGCGCGGTGATGGAAGCGGCCCTCGCCCCGATCGAGGCCAGCGCCGGGGCGAACGCCCGCCGCCTGTCGCCCAAGACGCTCACCAAGGGCAAGCGCCGCCGGTCCTGA
- a CDS encoding iron-containing alcohol dehydrogenase, protein MSLTGNWSYPTAIKFGAGRISELPGACAQAGITRPLLVTDRGLADLPITAQTLDVLEQAGLGRALFAEVDPNPNEKNLEAGVKVYRDGGHDGVIAFGGGSGLDLGKMVAFMAGQTRPVWDFEDIGDWWTRADAAAIAPIVAVPTTAGTGSEVGRASVITNSETHEKKIIFHPKVLPTVVICDPELTMGMPAMITAGTGLDAFAHCVEAFSSPFYHPMSQGIALEGMRLVKDYLPRAYQNGQDLEARAQMMSAAMMGATAFQKGLGAIHAMSHPIGAHFNTHHGTTNAVCMPSVLDFNAGAIRERFDMASAYLGIEGGFDGFRAFVQELNDSLGIPRRLSDLGVTEDAIPALVKGAITDPSCGGNPVELTEANLEELFRTAL, encoded by the coding sequence ATGAGTCTCACCGGAAACTGGTCCTACCCGACCGCCATCAAGTTCGGAGCAGGCCGCATCAGCGAACTGCCCGGCGCCTGCGCGCAGGCGGGCATCACCCGGCCGCTGCTGGTCACCGACCGCGGGCTGGCCGACCTGCCGATCACGGCGCAGACGCTCGACGTCCTGGAACAGGCGGGCCTTGGCCGCGCGCTGTTCGCGGAGGTCGACCCCAACCCCAACGAAAAGAACCTCGAGGCCGGGGTGAAGGTCTACCGCGACGGCGGCCATGACGGCGTGATCGCCTTCGGCGGCGGCTCCGGGCTCGACCTCGGCAAGATGGTGGCCTTCATGGCCGGGCAGACGCGCCCGGTCTGGGATTTCGAGGACATCGGCGACTGGTGGACCCGCGCCGACGCGGCGGCCATCGCGCCCATCGTCGCCGTGCCGACCACCGCCGGCACCGGATCGGAAGTGGGGCGCGCCAGCGTCATCACCAATTCCGAGACGCACGAGAAGAAGATCATCTTCCACCCGAAGGTGCTGCCGACCGTGGTGATCTGCGATCCGGAGCTGACCATGGGCATGCCCGCGATGATCACCGCCGGGACCGGCCTCGATGCGTTTGCGCATTGCGTGGAGGCGTTCTCCTCCCCGTTCTACCACCCGATGAGCCAGGGCATCGCGCTGGAGGGGATGCGGCTGGTGAAGGACTACCTGCCGCGCGCCTACCAGAACGGCCAGGACCTCGAGGCGCGGGCGCAGATGATGTCGGCGGCCATGATGGGGGCGACGGCCTTCCAGAAGGGTCTCGGCGCGATCCACGCCATGAGCCACCCCATCGGCGCGCATTTCAACACCCACCACGGCACGACCAACGCGGTCTGCATGCCGTCGGTGCTGGACTTTAACGCCGGTGCGATCCGCGAGCGGTTCGACATGGCCTCGGCCTATCTGGGGATCGAGGGCGGCTTTGACGGGTTCCGCGCCTTCGTGCAGGAGCTGAACGACAGCCTCGGCATCCCGCGCCGCCTGTCGGACCTGGGCGTGACGGAAGACGCGATTCCGGCGCTGGTGAAGGGTGCGATCACCGACCCGTCCTGCGGCGGCAACCCTGTTGAACTGACCGAGGCAAACCTCGAAGAGCTGTTCCGCACGGCGCTCTGA
- a CDS encoding aldehyde dehydrogenase family protein — protein MTNTLKCISPIDGSVFAERPVLSLDEAKSVAAKGRAAQAAWAARPLEERTRLVMAGVAAVGEMNDEIVPELAHMMGRPVRFGGEFGGFNERASYMASIAETALAPIEVGEDATFKRYIKRVPLGVVFVVAPWNYPYMTAINTVAPALIAGNTVILKHATQTLLVGERMAKAFHAAGVPEEVFQNVFLDHDTTSDLIAANAFDFVNFTGSVGGGKAMERAAAGTFTGTGLELGGKDPGYVMEDADLDAAVDTLIDGAMFNSGQCCCGIERIYVHESLFDAFVEKAVAVVKGYKLGNPLDKETTIGPMANVRFAAEVRAQIAEALDAGAVAHIDTFAEDDGAAYLTPQILTNVTHDMRVMRDESFGPVVGIMKVKDDEEAIRLMNDSDFGLTASLWTSDLERAERVGDRIETGTVFLNRADYLDPGLCWTGCKQTGRGGGLSVIGYHNLTRPKSYHLKRLGTA, from the coding sequence ATGACAAATACCCTGAAATGTATCTCGCCCATCGACGGCAGCGTCTTTGCGGAACGTCCGGTGCTGTCGCTGGACGAGGCGAAGTCCGTGGCGGCCAAGGGCCGTGCGGCGCAGGCCGCATGGGCGGCGCGCCCCCTTGAGGAGCGCACCCGTCTCGTGATGGCCGGTGTCGCCGCCGTGGGCGAGATGAACGACGAGATCGTGCCGGAACTGGCGCACATGATGGGCCGCCCGGTCCGCTTCGGCGGGGAGTTCGGCGGCTTCAACGAGCGCGCCTCTTACATGGCCAGTATCGCGGAGACCGCGCTGGCGCCCATCGAGGTCGGCGAGGACGCGACCTTCAAGCGCTATATCAAGCGTGTGCCGCTGGGGGTCGTCTTCGTGGTGGCGCCGTGGAACTACCCCTACATGACGGCGATCAACACCGTCGCGCCTGCGCTGATCGCGGGCAACACGGTGATCCTGAAACATGCCACCCAGACCCTGCTTGTGGGCGAGCGCATGGCAAAGGCCTTCCACGCGGCGGGCGTGCCGGAAGAGGTGTTCCAGAACGTCTTCCTCGACCATGACACCACGTCCGACCTGATCGCGGCCAATGCCTTCGACTTCGTGAACTTCACCGGCTCCGTCGGCGGCGGCAAGGCGATGGAGCGCGCGGCGGCGGGCACCTTCACCGGCACCGGGCTTGAGCTGGGCGGCAAGGACCCGGGCTATGTCATGGAGGACGCGGATCTGGACGCGGCCGTCGACACGCTGATCGACGGCGCGATGTTCAACTCCGGCCAGTGCTGCTGCGGGATCGAACGGATCTACGTGCACGAGTCGCTGTTCGATGCCTTCGTCGAGAAGGCCGTGGCGGTGGTGAAGGGCTACAAGCTGGGCAATCCGCTCGACAAGGAGACGACCATCGGCCCGATGGCCAACGTCCGCTTTGCCGCCGAGGTGCGCGCCCAGATCGCCGAGGCGCTGGACGCCGGGGCCGTGGCCCATATCGACACCTTCGCGGAGGACGACGGCGCCGCCTACCTGACGCCGCAGATCCTGACGAACGTGACCCACGACATGCGGGTGATGCGGGACGAGAGCTTTGGCCCCGTGGTCGGCATCATGAAGGTGAAGGACGACGAGGAAGCGATCCGCCTGATGAACGACAGCGACTTCGGGCTGACCGCATCGCTCTGGACCTCCGATCTGGAGCGGGCCGAACGGGTGGGCGACCGGATCGAGACCGGGACGGTGTTCCTGAACCGCGCCGACTACCTCGACCCCGGCCTGTGCTGGACCGGCTGCAAGCAGACCGGGCGCGGCGGCGGCCTGTCGGTGATCGGCTACCACAACCTGACCCGGCCGAAGTCCTACCACCTGAAGCGGCTCGGCACCGCATGA
- a CDS encoding glutamine synthetase family protein, with translation MPGPISFDELKAQVDGGLVDTVLVCAVDMQGRLMGKRFHAGHFVASAWEETHCCNYLFATDIMMATPEGYESTSWEKGYGDYVMKPDLSTLRPMPWLEGTVMVMCDILDHHTHEEVPHTPRAMLKAQVKRAEAMGFTPMMATELEFFLFEKSYPEIRKSGFRALETLSGYNEDYNIMLTTREEHVLRPVRNHLWAAGIPVENSKGEAETGQEELNIKYAPALDTAEYHTIAKHAIKEIAHQQGHAASFIAKWHEDKVGSSSHVHMSLWEGGTPAFFDEADSLGMSGLMKHYVAGLLKYAPDVTYFLAPYINSYKRFQVGTFAPTRVIWSIDNRTAGFRLCGEGTKAVRIECRVGGSDLNPYLAMAALLAAGLKGIEDKLELEPAYTGDAYSGNASRLPGTLRDARRELLQSEMLREAFGDKVVIHYARAAEVEIEDFNRVVTDYEIARGFEMS, from the coding sequence ATGCCCGGCCCTATCTCTTTCGATGAACTCAAGGCACAGGTCGACGGCGGCCTCGTGGACACCGTGCTGGTGTGCGCGGTCGACATGCAGGGCCGCCTGATGGGCAAACGCTTCCACGCCGGGCACTTCGTCGCCTCGGCCTGGGAAGAGACGCACTGCTGCAACTACCTCTTTGCCACCGACATCATGATGGCCACCCCCGAAGGCTACGAGTCGACCTCGTGGGAAAAGGGCTATGGCGACTACGTCATGAAGCCGGACCTCTCGACGCTGCGCCCGATGCCCTGGCTCGAAGGCACGGTGATGGTGATGTGCGACATCCTCGACCACCACACCCACGAGGAAGTGCCCCACACCCCGCGCGCCATGCTGAAGGCGCAGGTCAAACGGGCGGAGGCCATGGGCTTCACCCCGATGATGGCCACCGAGCTGGAATTCTTCCTCTTCGAGAAGTCCTACCCGGAGATCCGCAAGTCGGGCTTCCGCGCGCTGGAGACGCTGTCGGGCTACAACGAGGATTACAACATCATGCTCACCACGCGGGAGGAGCACGTGCTGCGCCCCGTGCGCAACCACCTGTGGGCGGCGGGCATCCCCGTCGAGAACTCCAAGGGCGAGGCGGAGACCGGGCAGGAAGAGCTGAACATCAAGTACGCCCCCGCGCTCGACACGGCGGAGTACCACACCATCGCCAAGCACGCGATCAAGGAGATCGCCCACCAGCAGGGCCACGCGGCGAGCTTCATCGCCAAGTGGCACGAGGACAAGGTCGGCTCGTCCAGCCACGTCCACATGTCGCTGTGGGAGGGGGGCACGCCCGCCTTCTTCGACGAGGCGGACAGCCTCGGAATGTCGGGGCTGATGAAGCACTACGTCGCGGGGCTGCTGAAGTACGCGCCCGACGTGACCTATTTCCTCGCCCCCTACATCAACAGCTACAAGCGCTTCCAGGTCGGCACCTTCGCCCCCACGCGGGTGATCTGGTCCATCGACAACCGCACCGCGGGCTTCCGCCTGTGCGGCGAGGGGACCAAGGCCGTGCGCATCGAATGCCGCGTCGGCGGGTCGGACCTGAACCCCTACCTCGCCATGGCGGCGCTGCTCGCGGCGGGCCTGAAGGGCATCGAGGACAAGCTGGAACTGGAACCCGCCTACACCGGCGACGCCTATTCCGGCAACGCCTCGCGCCTGCCCGGCACGTTGCGGGACGCGCGGCGCGAGCTGCTGCAGTCGGAGATGCTGCGCGAGGCCTTCGGCGACAAGGTCGTGATCCACTACGCCCGCGCGGCGGAAGTGGAGATCGAGGATTTCAATCGCGTCGTGACCGACTACGAGATCGCGCGCGGATTCGAGATGTCGTGA
- a CDS encoding TRAP transporter substrate-binding protein, translating into MTTSRRKFLKTAGVGVAAAPLAAPALAQSTITWRMQTYAGAALAEHVVKPAIDTFNKIAGDRMQIELYFADQLVPTGELFRALQRGTIDAVQSDDDSMASPTEVTVFGGYFPFGSRYSLDVPVLFNQYGLDEIWKEEYAKVGVKHISAGSWDPCHFATKDPINSLADLEGKRVFTFPTAGRFLSQFGVVPVTLPWEDIEVAVQTGELDGIAWSGITEDYTVGWADVTNYFLTNNISGAWIGHFFANMGRWEELPEDLKLLLTTCMEQSHYYRQWWYWGGEASLRVHGEKMQLTSIPDAEWDQVEQAAQKFWDEIAAESETKAKVVEIFKKYNADMAKAGRPYRYNV; encoded by the coding sequence ATGACGACCTCACGCAGAAAGTTCCTGAAGACCGCAGGTGTCGGCGTTGCCGCCGCACCGCTGGCCGCGCCCGCGCTGGCGCAGTCGACCATCACCTGGCGGATGCAGACCTACGCCGGTGCCGCGCTGGCCGAGCACGTGGTCAAGCCCGCCATCGACACCTTCAACAAGATCGCCGGCGACCGGATGCAGATCGAGCTGTACTTTGCCGACCAGCTGGTGCCCACGGGCGAGCTGTTCCGCGCCCTGCAGCGCGGCACCATCGACGCGGTGCAGTCCGACGACGATTCCATGGCCTCGCCGACCGAAGTGACGGTGTTCGGCGGCTACTTCCCCTTCGGGTCGCGCTACTCTCTGGACGTGCCGGTGCTGTTCAACCAGTACGGCCTCGACGAGATCTGGAAGGAAGAATACGCCAAGGTCGGGGTCAAGCACATCTCGGCCGGGTCCTGGGACCCCTGCCACTTTGCCACCAAGGACCCGATCAACAGCCTTGCCGACCTAGAGGGCAAGCGCGTCTTCACCTTCCCGACCGCGGGCCGCTTCCTGTCGCAGTTCGGCGTCGTGCCGGTGACGCTGCCGTGGGAGGACATCGAGGTCGCGGTGCAGACCGGCGAGCTGGACGGCATCGCGTGGTCGGGCATCACCGAGGACTACACGGTGGGCTGGGCCGACGTGACCAACTACTTCCTGACCAACAACATCTCGGGCGCGTGGATCGGCCACTTCTTCGCGAACATGGGCCGCTGGGAAGAGCTGCCCGAAGACCTGAAGCTCCTGTTGACCACCTGCATGGAGCAGTCGCACTACTACCGCCAGTGGTGGTACTGGGGCGGCGAAGCGTCCCTGCGCGTCCACGGCGAGAAGATGCAGCTGACCTCCATCCCCGACGCGGAATGGGACCAGGTCGAGCAGGCCGCCCAGAAGTTCTGGGACGAGATCGCGGCGGAGTCGGAGACCAAGGCGAAGGTCGTTGAGATCTTCAAGAAGTACAACGCGGACATGGCCAAGGCGGGCCGTCCGTACCGCTACAACGTGTGA
- a CDS encoding TRAP transporter large permease subunit encodes MSYEMIAITMFAGMMLMLMTGQRVFGAIGFVGALAGLLLWGTGGVDVPFAAAMKLMKWYPLLTLPMFIFMGYVLSESKIADDLYKMFHVWMGPVRGGLAIGTIGLMVLISAMNGLSVAGMAIGATIALPELLRRGYDKIMVTGVIQAGSSLGILVPPSVVLVLYAMIARQPVGQLWLAGVMPGLMMATLFIIYIYVRCRLQPELGPVLPKEERDVPMSEKLRLLRAGILPLVIFFVMMFPFVKGWTSLVESSAIGALAAFVAAVLKRRMTREVFETSVRQTLAISCMFMWIILAALGFGAIFDGLGAVRAIENLFTEQLGLSPWMILILMQLSFIVMGTFLDDTAMLVIVAPLYVPLVGELGFDLIWYGVLYTITTQIAYMTPPFGYNLFLMRAMAPPEIGLTDIYRSIIPFALVMVCALALVMAFPQIALWLPDLVYGK; translated from the coding sequence ATGTCCTATGAAATGATCGCGATCACCATGTTCGCCGGCATGATGCTGATGCTGATGACCGGCCAGCGCGTGTTCGGCGCCATCGGTTTCGTGGGTGCGCTGGCGGGGCTGCTGCTGTGGGGCACCGGGGGCGTCGACGTGCCCTTTGCCGCCGCGATGAAGCTGATGAAGTGGTATCCGCTGCTGACGCTGCCGATGTTCATCTTCATGGGCTACGTGCTGTCGGAATCGAAGATCGCCGACGACCTCTACAAGATGTTCCACGTCTGGATGGGGCCGGTCCGCGGCGGTCTGGCGATCGGCACCATCGGCCTGATGGTTCTGATCTCGGCCATGAACGGCCTCAGCGTCGCGGGCATGGCCATCGGCGCCACCATCGCGCTGCCGGAACTGCTGCGCCGGGGCTACGACAAGATCATGGTGACGGGGGTCATACAGGCCGGATCGAGCCTCGGCATCCTTGTGCCGCCCTCCGTCGTTCTGGTGCTTTACGCGATGATCGCGCGGCAGCCGGTGGGCCAGCTCTGGCTGGCGGGGGTGATGCCGGGGCTGATGATGGCGACGCTGTTCATCATCTACATCTACGTGCGCTGCCGCCTGCAGCCGGAGCTTGGCCCGGTGCTGCCGAAGGAAGAGCGCGACGTGCCGATGTCCGAGAAGCTGCGCCTGCTGCGGGCGGGCATCCTGCCGCTGGTGATCTTCTTCGTGATGATGTTCCCCTTCGTGAAGGGCTGGACCTCGCTGGTGGAAAGTTCGGCCATCGGGGCACTGGCGGCCTTTGTCGCGGCGGTGCTGAAGCGGCGGATGACCCGCGAGGTGTTCGAGACCTCCGTCCGGCAGACGCTGGCGATTTCCTGCATGTTCATGTGGATCATCCTCGCGGCACTCGGCTTCGGCGCGATCTTCGACGGGCTGGGTGCGGTGCGCGCCATCGAGAACCTGTTCACCGAGCAGCTTGGCCTTTCCCCCTGGATGATCCTGATCCTGATGCAGCTGTCGTTCATCGTGATGGGCACCTTCCTCGACGACACGGCAATGCTGGTCATCGTGGCGCCGCTTTACGTGCCGCTGGTGGGCGAACTGGGGTTCGACCTGATCTGGTACGGCGTGCTTTACACGATCACCACGCAGATCGCCTACATGACCCCGCCCTTCGGCTATAACCTGTTCCTGATGCGGGCCATGGCGCCGCCGGAAATCGGGCTGACCGACATCTACCGCTCGATCATTCCCTTCGCGCTGGTCATGGTCTGTGCACTGGCGCTGGTGATGGCCTTCCCGCAGATCGCGCTCTGGCTGCCGGACCTGGTTTACGGAAAATAA
- a CDS encoding TRAP transporter small permease subunit encodes MPRVLIGFVRAIEAMNRAIGRVAMYLIFALIGVLLWSSVSKVAFLPSLWTLETAQFVMVAYYILGGPYSIQLGSNVRMDLFYGNWSVRQKAWVDAFTVLFLMFYLGVLLYGALGSLAYSMGYFGMQPLDYFAEFFGALLTGGIDGAAEKLGFLERSSTAWRPMLWPIKLVLAFGIFLMILQTLAELIKDIGRIRGVEI; translated from the coding sequence ATGCCCCGCGTCCTGATCGGTTTCGTCCGCGCCATCGAGGCGATGAACCGCGCCATCGGCCGGGTCGCCATGTACCTGATCTTTGCGCTGATCGGCGTGCTGCTGTGGTCCTCGGTGTCGAAGGTGGCCTTCCTGCCCTCGCTCTGGACGCTGGAGACGGCGCAGTTCGTCATGGTGGCCTACTACATCCTCGGCGGGCCCTACTCGATCCAGCTTGGATCGAACGTGCGCATGGACCTGTTCTACGGCAACTGGTCGGTGAGGCAGAAGGCCTGGGTCGACGCCTTCACCGTGCTGTTCCTGATGTTCTACCTCGGTGTGCTGCTTTATGGCGCGCTGGGATCGCTGGCCTATTCCATGGGCTACTTCGGGATGCAGCCGCTGGATTACTTCGCGGAGTTCTTCGGCGCGCTCCTCACCGGCGGGATCGACGGCGCGGCGGAAAAGCTGGGCTTTCTCGAACGGTCCTCGACCGCGTGGCGCCCGATGCTGTGGCCGATCAAGCTGGTGCTGGCCTTCGGCATCTTCCTGATGATTCTCCAGACACTTGCAGAGCTGATCAAGGACATCGGCCGCATCCGCGGGGTAGAGATCTGA
- a CDS encoding N-formylglutamate amidohydrolase, whose amino-acid sequence MSEGPGEDRLNVVEVVNGAGRGGVLLICEHASAAIPARFGDLGLTAEARVSHAAWDPGARDLAALLSAELDSPLVAGTVSRLVYDCNRPPEAPGAMPARSEVFDVPGNAGLTDVQKAERVETVYRPFRAAVEARLDAARAVVTVHSFTPVFHGAPRDTEIGLLHDSDARLVDLMLAHAPEDRVVHRNRPYGPEDGVTHTLKAHALPRGLPNVMIEVRNNLLTTPEDIRAMARDLMAMLTPALEATCPAS is encoded by the coding sequence ATGTCCGAAGGGCCGGGCGAAGACCGTCTGAACGTGGTCGAGGTGGTGAACGGGGCGGGGCGCGGCGGCGTCCTGCTGATCTGCGAGCATGCGTCGGCGGCCATACCGGCACGGTTCGGGGACCTTGGCCTGACGGCGGAGGCGCGGGTCAGCCATGCGGCCTGGGACCCGGGCGCGCGCGACTTGGCGGCGCTGCTGTCCGCCGAGCTCGATTCGCCGCTGGTGGCGGGGACGGTGTCGCGGCTGGTCTACGACTGCAACCGCCCGCCCGAGGCGCCGGGCGCGATGCCCGCGCGGTCGGAGGTCTTCGACGTGCCGGGCAACGCCGGTCTGACCGATGTGCAGAAGGCCGAGCGGGTGGAGACGGTCTATCGCCCGTTCCGCGCCGCCGTCGAAGCCCGGCTCGACGCGGCGCGCGCGGTGGTGACGGTGCACAGCTTCACCCCGGTGTTTCACGGTGCACCGCGCGACACGGAGATCGGCCTCCTGCACGACAGCGACGCGCGGCTGGTGGACCTGATGCTGGCGCATGCGCCGGAGGACCGCGTGGTGCACCGCAACCGCCCCTACGGTCCGGAGGACGGCGTGACCCATACCCTGAAGGCGCACGCCCTGCCCCGCGGCCTGCCCAACGTGATGATCGAGGTGCGCAACAACCTGCTGACCACGCCCGAGGACATCCGGGCCATGGCGCGCGACCTCATGGCGATGCTGACCCCGGCGCTGGAGGCCACATGCCCCGCGTCCTGA
- a CDS encoding MurR/RpiR family transcriptional regulator, with the protein MTQPNATVRDLIREHYTSLTASERKAANALLENYPAAGLASITIVAAETGTSTPTIARMVQKLGFKGFPQFHQALLKELQAKVSGPTERRANWAAEAPESHLLNRFAKAVTQNIQTTFSNLSSDSFDAAAHLLADSGHTLFIVGGRITHALADYAFTHLQAVRPKVIHLTSASANWPHYLLDMEEGDTLLMFDIRRYESNLLRLAELARAKGVNVVLLTDQWSSPIADLATQSFNCWVEIPSAWDSNISTMMLLEALIAAAQEERWPATRDRFDRLDSLFEQTRLFRKPGG; encoded by the coding sequence TTGACGCAGCCCAACGCCACCGTCCGCGACCTGATCCGGGAGCATTACACCAGCCTGACCGCCTCCGAACGCAAGGCCGCCAACGCACTTCTGGAAAACTATCCGGCGGCGGGGCTCGCCTCGATCACCATCGTCGCGGCGGAAACCGGCACCTCCACCCCCACCATCGCCCGCATGGTGCAGAAACTGGGTTTCAAGGGCTTCCCGCAGTTCCACCAGGCGCTGCTGAAGGAACTGCAGGCCAAGGTTTCCGGCCCCACCGAACGCCGCGCCAACTGGGCGGCGGAGGCACCGGAATCGCACCTGCTCAACCGCTTCGCCAAGGCGGTAACGCAGAACATCCAGACCACCTTCTCCAACCTCTCCTCCGACAGCTTCGACGCCGCCGCCCATCTGCTGGCCGACAGCGGCCACACGCTGTTCATCGTCGGCGGCCGGATCACCCATGCGCTGGCCGACTACGCCTTCACCCACCTGCAGGCGGTGCGCCCGAAGGTGATCCACCTCACCTCCGCCTCGGCCAACTGGCCGCACTACCTGCTCGACATGGAAGAGGGCGACACGCTCCTGATGTTCGACATCCGGCGCTACGAATCGAACCTCCTGCGCCTCGCCGAACTGGCGCGCGCCAAGGGCGTGAACGTGGTCCTGCTCACCGACCAGTGGTCGAGCCCGATCGCCGACCTCGCCACGCAAAGCTTCAACTGCTGGGTGGAAATCCCCTCCGCCTGGGATTCGAACATCTCCACCATGATGCTGCTGGAGGCGCTGATCGCCGCCGCGCAGGAGGAGCGCTGGCCCGCCACCCGCGACCGCTTCGACCGGCTCGACAGCCTCTTCGAGCAGACCCGCCTGTTCCGCAAACCGGGCGGCTGA